CTTGCGCATCGGAATTGTGTGCAAACCCCTTCAATAATCGATCCGATTGTTTCTCCAGATCTTCATCGGCAAAATATTGCTGAAAAAAAGAAGCGGATAGCTCCGCTTGATTCATCAGGATTCGCTCTACATTATGAAAGTAATAATATCTCACAGAAACAATGAGAAAAATCTCAAGAATAAGAACAGTGAGGAAAATGACCACAACATAACTTCCTACTAATCTTTTCTGAATACCCATTTCTTCAACCGTCCTTCCTGAAGCGGTATCCGAGTCCCCATACCGTCTCGATCCAATGTGGCTTGGAGCCATCATCTTCAATCTTCTCTCTTAACTTTCGCACATGGACATCTACCGTTTTAGGATCTCCTATATAATCCTCTCCCCATACGAGGTTCAATAATTCATTTCGGGATAGTGCTCTATCGGGATGTTCTAGGAAGGTTCTAATCATTTGGAATTCCTTCGGTGTTAATTCAATAAGGTCGTCATGTTTGAACACCTTATTCGAATTCAGATCCATCCGAATTGGACCGGATTGAAGTACGAGTCTTTGTGGTTTTAGGGAAATTTCTGTACGGCGCAATATGGCTTTAATTCGTGCTACAAGCTCTAACGGATTAAATGGTTTGACAATATAATCGTCAGCACCGATTTCAAGTCCTTTGATTTTGTCCAGATCTTGTCCGCGTGCAGTTAAGAAGACGATAATGACCGCAGGGTCCCTCTCTCTTAGCTTCCGACAGATTTCAAATCCATTGGCATCTGGCAGCATAATGTCCAGAACAACAACGTCGGGTCGATTCGTTGAGAAGCTCTGTAACGCTTCTTCTCCAAATGCGGCCTCATTCACCACAAATCCGTTATTTATTAAATTAATCGACACAAAACGTCTAATATTATCGTCATCTTCAACAATAAGTACTTGATTACGATTAGCAGTATCCACTATTTTCCACCCCCATAACTGGATTCCTAGCAAGTTAAATGCAAAAAAAGCTCTCCCTGTAAAGAGAGAGCCTTGAGCTATAGATCCATATTCCTGCTTACGCTTCCGTATCAAATCAACATGATCCAACAGTCTATTTGCAATATAGAACAATGGAGGTTGGAAGGGGAAGCGACTGGGTGGACCAACAATAGGCTTCTTCTTTATAGGTTCTAACTAGACGATTGAAACTTCGACTCTGACTGCTGTCCATAACCATGTCCCTCCCTATCCATTCGAATTGTACACTATGTGCGGAGCTTCACCTAACGATGGCATTAATTACATGTGGATATTACTCTAGATTGATCAGCTTGTCAAAAAATAGTGATTCGTGTCGCACGGATTAGTCTAGTTATCTTTAATTAAAGGTAATCAGACTAATCCATATGTAGATATGGAACTTTCTCGAACGCTGGAACCAAGTCGTTTAGTAGATGTTACATAATACACTCCCGATAGTCATAAAATCTCTATGTGCTATTTCAACTCATACGCTATAAATTATGCCTTATATGAAGAGAGGAAGATCAACATATGAGTAATCATCCCTCAAAAAAGATTCAGATACCACAACCCATCAGGAGTGATGGTACTGGAGGAATTGACAAAGGCCCCCGTGATGTTCTAAGAGATTTGGAAAATCCAGATATGCTAGTTCCACCTATTACGGATAATGGACTCATTCCGAATATGAGATTCTCTTTCTCAGATACCCATATGCAGCTTAATCACGGTGGTTGGTCAAGAGAAGTGACGGTTAGAGAGTTACCCATTGCCACGACCCTCGCCGCAGTCAATATGAGTCTTACTCCGGGTGGAGTGCGTGAGCTCCATTGGCATCAGCAAGCCGAATGGTCATATATGTTACTGGGGAGAGCCCGTATTACTGCCGTTGACCAGAACGGACGGAATTTCATTGCTGATGTGGGGCCTGGTGATCTCTGGTACTTTCCACCAGGCCTTCCTCACTCCATACAAGGTCTTGAGGAAGGCTGTGAGTTTCTCCTAGTTTTTGACGATGGAAACTTCTCCGATCTGAACACATTGTCTATCTCGGACTGGTTCGCACATACGCCTAAGGAAGTATTATCAGCAAATTTTGGTGTTCCAGAATCGGACTTTAGTTCAATCCCTACGGAACAAGTATATATTTATCAAGATTCCGTTCCAGGTACGATCAATAGTCAAGCTATCGCCTCTCCCTATGGCACAATACCCTTATCCTTTAAATATGAGTTGCTCTCTCAACCTCCAATCAAAACTCCAGGTGGTACTGTACGAATCGTAGACTCCTCTAACTTTCCTATATCCAAAACCATCGCCGCTGCCCTAGTAGAAATTGAACCAGGTGAAATGAGAGAAATGCATTGGCACCCGAATAATGATGAGTGGCAATACTATCTCACCGGGCAAGGTCGAATGACCGTCTTTGCTGGCAATGGTAACGCCCGTACGTTTGATTATAGAGCTGGGGATGTTGGCTACGTCCCTTTTGCATATGGTCACTATATTCAAAATACAGGCACAACGACGTTATGGTTTCTAGAAATGTTTAAAAGTGACCGATTCGCCGATGTATCGCTCAATCAATGGATGGCCCTCACTCCTACCGAACTTATTCAAAGCAATTTGAATGTCGGACCTAATCTATTACCTAAATTACGTAAAGTAAAATGGCCAGTTGTCAAGTATCCTGGATATACTTTTCATCGTAACAATGAAGGAAGTGAACGGTAATCCATTGTTCGTTTACATGTGTTAATCATTTCCTTTCGCTGTAAAAGCGTCTTTTAGTGCACAAGCGGCATCCTGAATTGCCATTTTTGCCGCATCCACTTCATGTGCCAGATTAAAAAATTGATGAATCATGCCCTCATAGCATTTATAGTTCACAGACACACCTGCTGCTTGCAAACGTTCGGCGTAAGCCTTGCCTTCATCTCTTAACGGATCGTATTCAGCCGTAATGATCATAGCTGGGGGGAGGTTGCTCAAGTCTTGATATAATAAAGGAGAAGAATACGGATGTGAAGCATCCTCTTCATTGCTTAAGTATTGTCTATAGAACCATAGAATAGATTCTCTAGTTAACAAATATCCATCGGCATTTTCGGACATCGAAGGGAACTCGAATTTCATGTTGGTCGTAACGGCAGGATAGATTAGTAGTTGAAACATGATCGATGGATTCCCTTGTGCTGTGGCTTTGATCGCCATGACGGCTGAAAGATTCCCTCCAGCGCTGTCGCCTCCAATGGCTATTTGTAACGGATTTACGTTAAGTTCAGCGGCATGATGAGCGACCCAATTTAATGCTGCGAATGCATCATCCACTGCCGCAGGAAATTTGTGCTCCGGGGCCAGCCGATAATCGACGGAAACGACCACACACGAAGCTGCATTCGCCAATAAACGGCATATCGAATCGTGCGAATTCAGGCCACCCAATACAAAACCGCCGCCGTGATAATAGACTAAAGCCGGAAATGGCCCCTCCCCTTCAGGGGTATAGACGCGCATAGGGATTTCACTTTCAGGTCCAGGTATTTCAATATTTTGTACTTGCTTAACCGGTTCAACGTGTTCCGTCACCCATGTTAATGTGAAATAATGACGGAGATGCTCTATTGTCATTTGGTCTGAAGACACATGGTCGGCGACCCCATTGATTCGTTCGAGAAAATCGTGAATTTGTGGATGCAACGGCATTTTTATCGTCCCTCTTTTCTTTATTTAAACTATTAAGTTGTAAATTTTAACAACCTATTATTATTATAATTGTATAGAACATGAGAACAACCAGCAGATTGTCTTATCATGTTTGTTATTCAACAGAGAGATGTTCATGTGTTGGATAACGTGCAAATTTTTCAATGAGGAGGATGGTTTTGTTGGAAAACAACAAAAAAATGGATCGGCGCATAAAACGAACACGTCAATTTATAAAGCGGGCGCTCATTCAACTGATTGCCGAAAAGAGGTTTCACACCATTACGATTCAAGATATAACTGAACGCGCCGATATCAATAGATCCACCTTCTACTATCACTATCTAGATAAGGAGGATTTACTTCAGCAATACATGGATGAAATGCTTAACGAGGCGGTGAAAGATGTACGCGGCGAGCGGTCTTGTAGCCAGAAACAAACAGAATCTTACGTGGATTACGATCCCGTCCCTTTTTTTATCCGTATGTTTGAACATATAGGAAAGCATGCCGAATTCTATCGGGTCATGTTACAAGAGATTCCGGTATTCGGACGGCGCGTATCCGATGTTATTCAACAACTCTATAAAGAGAGTATTTCAATCATGCAGCCGGATGAACGCCAATTCGTCGT
The nucleotide sequence above comes from Paenibacillus sp. IHBB 10380. Encoded proteins:
- a CDS encoding alpha/beta hydrolase, which codes for MPLHPQIHDFLERINGVADHVSSDQMTIEHLRHYFTLTWVTEHVEPVKQVQNIEIPGPESEIPMRVYTPEGEGPFPALVYYHGGGFVLGGLNSHDSICRLLANAASCVVVSVDYRLAPEHKFPAAVDDAFAALNWVAHHAAELNVNPLQIAIGGDSAGGNLSAVMAIKATAQGNPSIMFQLLIYPAVTTNMKFEFPSMSENADGYLLTRESILWFYRQYLSNEEDASHPYSSPLLYQDLSNLPPAMIITAEYDPLRDEGKAYAERLQAAGVSVNYKCYEGMIHQFFNLAHEVDAAKMAIQDAACALKDAFTAKGND
- a CDS encoding TetR/AcrR family transcriptional regulator; this translates as MENNKKMDRRIKRTRQFIKRALIQLIAEKRFHTITIQDITERADINRSTFYYHYLDKEDLLQQYMDEMLNEAVKDVRGERSCSQKQTESYVDYDPVPFFIRMFEHIGKHAEFYRVMLQEIPVFGRRVSDVIQQLYKESISIMQPDERQFVVSKNLLVTYVTGAYTAVIISWLENNLPYSASHMAEQLSQVMTLGPHRAGGLDSVQ
- a CDS encoding oxalate decarboxylase family bicupin — its product is MSNHPSKKIQIPQPIRSDGTGGIDKGPRDVLRDLENPDMLVPPITDNGLIPNMRFSFSDTHMQLNHGGWSREVTVRELPIATTLAAVNMSLTPGGVRELHWHQQAEWSYMLLGRARITAVDQNGRNFIADVGPGDLWYFPPGLPHSIQGLEEGCEFLLVFDDGNFSDLNTLSISDWFAHTPKEVLSANFGVPESDFSSIPTEQVYIYQDSVPGTINSQAIASPYGTIPLSFKYELLSQPPIKTPGGTVRIVDSSNFPISKTIAAALVEIEPGEMREMHWHPNNDEWQYYLTGQGRMTVFAGNGNARTFDYRAGDVGYVPFAYGHYIQNTGTTTLWFLEMFKSDRFADVSLNQWMALTPTELIQSNLNVGPNLLPKLRKVKWPVVKYPGYTFHRNNEGSER
- a CDS encoding response regulator transcription factor, which gives rise to MDTANRNQVLIVEDDDNIRRFVSINLINNGFVVNEAAFGEEALQSFSTNRPDVVVLDIMLPDANGFEICRKLRERDPAVIIVFLTARGQDLDKIKGLEIGADDYIVKPFNPLELVARIKAILRRTEISLKPQRLVLQSGPIRMDLNSNKVFKHDDLIELTPKEFQMIRTFLEHPDRALSRNELLNLVWGEDYIGDPKTVDVHVRKLREKIEDDGSKPHWIETVWGLGYRFRKDG